Proteins from a genomic interval of Papaver somniferum cultivar HN1 chromosome 4, ASM357369v1, whole genome shotgun sequence:
- the LOC113272579 gene encoding uncharacterized protein LOC113272579: protein MVESPPSSPSKVRGPKFDEPHSSLDPYDVPASDNPSTVLYSPILTGDNYPTWSRGIARVLRAKNKYGFVDGTIAKPIASDDTLPAWIRANNLVCTWIANSCEAEIKRSISWIENARDIWIDLEDRFSETNMPRIFDLKRHISTLKQEDSSISSYYTKLKSLWDEVGALTPVEPCTCGNGRKVLEQLNRDKAMEFLQGLHDRFSAVRSNILLMSPFPTLAKIYSLVRQEEQQQFINVAAAPQIDKAALSTRFASRPSPWSNTNGPSNKKPRPSCDHCRKIGHTKDRCYQLVGYPKKPGDDTSTGYAGNSISLAPSSYMAAAPQLTHDQYNQLLALLQTGPITTTANLAGLTNEEADWSG, encoded by the exons ATGGTTGAatcaccaccatcatctccaTCTAAAGTACGAGGACCTAAGTTTGATGAACCCCACTCAAGCTTAGACCCTTACGACGTACCAGCGTCGGATAATCCGTCGACTGTGCTCTATTCCCCTATCTTAACGGGTGATAATTATCCCACATGGTCACGGGGTATTGCTCGGGTCTTAAGAGCCAAGAACAAATACGGTTTTGTTGATGGTACAATTGCCAAACCAATCGCTTCTGATGACACACTTCCAGCTTGGATTCGTGCAAATAATCTGGTTTGTACTTGGATTGCCAATTCCTGTGAAGCTGAGATAAAACGAAGCATTAGTTGGATAGAAAACGCTAGGGATATTTGGATTGATCTTGAGGATCGATTTTCTGAAACAAATATGCCTAGAATTTTTGATTTAAAACGTCATATATCAACCCTCAAACAAGAAGATtctagtatatcttcttattACACCAAACTTAAAAGTCTATGGGATGAAGTAGGTGCTCTTACTCCAGTTGAACCTTGCACCTGCGGTAATGGAAGGAAAGTGCTTGAACAGCTGAACAGAGACAAAGCAATGGAGTTCTTACAAGGACTTCACGACAGATTTTCGGCCGTCAGAAGCAATATCCTTCTCATGTCTCCCTTTCCAACGCTTGCGAAGATTTACTCCCTTGTTCGTCAGGAAGAACAACAACAATTCATCAACGTTGCTGCTGCACCCCAAATTGACAAAGCCGCCTTGTCCACCAGATTTGCATCTCGACCTTCCCCTTGGAGCAACACCAACGGACCAAGCAACAAGAAGCCGCGTCCATCTTGTGATCATTGCCGAAAGATCGGTCACACAAAGGACCGATGTTATCAATTAGTCGGTTACCCAAAGAAGCCAGGAGATGACACAAGCACAGGCTACGCGGGAAACTCTATATCACTTGCTCCAAGTAGCTACATGGCTGCTGCTCCACAGTTGACCCATGATCAATACAACCAACTTTTAGCGTTGCTCCAAACAGGTCCTATAACCACGACTGCAAATCTTGCAG GACTTACAAACGAAGAAGCTGATTGGTCAGGGTGA